A single genomic interval of Peribacillus sp. FSL H8-0477 harbors:
- a CDS encoding DUF378 domain-containing protein, with product MSGIQRAALVLTIIGAINWGLIGFFQFDLVGAIFGGQGSAISRIIFGLVGIAGLVNLGLLFKPSEERSTQPETRTER from the coding sequence ATGAGTGGCATTCAAAGAGCTGCACTAGTCCTTACAATAATCGGCGCCATTAACTGGGGACTGATTGGATTTTTCCAATTTGACCTCGTAGGTGCTATCTTCGGTGGCCAAGGTTCTGCCATTTCCCGTATCATATTCGGTCTTGTCGGAATAGCAGGATTGGTTAATCTCGGTCTTTTATTTAAACCGAGTGAGGAACGCTCTACGCAACCTGAAACAAGGACAGAACGTTAA
- a CDS encoding DUF1871 family protein, whose amino-acid sequence MQTQEMNLALVKVLRNWDPFNQGEDFYDPEIADCMIAMRDIENSKDLARKIKEIYEFSFEEALAYDECLKIAEKLLTIKNNASCSF is encoded by the coding sequence ATGCAAACTCAAGAAATGAATCTTGCCCTGGTTAAAGTCCTGAGAAACTGGGATCCTTTCAATCAAGGAGAAGATTTTTATGATCCAGAAATAGCCGACTGTATGATCGCCATGCGCGACATAGAGAACAGTAAAGACCTAGCCAGGAAAATTAAAGAAATTTATGAATTCTCCTTTGAAGAAGCACTCGCATATGATGAATGCTTAAAGATTGCCGAAAAATTACTAACCATCAAAAATAATGCAAGTTGCTCCTTCTAA
- a CDS encoding alpha/beta fold hydrolase — translation MEQPIHKGTQTIEENELYYELYQHPEERPTLILLHGFLSSTFCYRKLLSILTEKYTVYLIDIPPFGQSGKSSKYTYSLTNIAKTILTFIDMHKLEKVILIGHSMGGQIGLNMCKQRPDLIEKIILLAGSGYLAAPSRWLKRASYVPFFSYFVKRYLEKSGIEKNLRQVVYDQSMIDDDMRDGYTAPFLQGKAIFKALGKMARDKEDDLTENDLHTIHTNCLLLWGRYDKVVPLSIGKRLHKDLPCSQLIIIEDTGHLLPEEKPEEVFRHINNFITNEG, via the coding sequence ATGGAACAACCGATACATAAAGGCACCCAAACTATTGAAGAAAATGAACTCTATTATGAACTGTATCAACATCCCGAAGAAAGACCAACACTCATTTTACTACATGGATTTCTTTCATCAACTTTTTGTTACCGCAAGCTGCTTTCCATCCTTACCGAGAAGTATACAGTCTACTTGATTGATATACCCCCTTTTGGGCAAAGCGGAAAGAGCAGTAAGTATACATACTCTCTGACTAATATTGCAAAGACGATTCTAACCTTTATTGACATGCACAAATTGGAAAAAGTAATTTTAATTGGCCATTCCATGGGCGGACAAATAGGGTTAAACATGTGCAAACAACGGCCGGACTTGATAGAAAAAATAATATTACTTGCCGGATCAGGCTATTTAGCAGCTCCTTCTCGATGGTTAAAAAGAGCCAGTTATGTGCCTTTCTTCTCCTACTTCGTCAAGCGGTATCTTGAAAAATCCGGTATCGAAAAGAACCTCCGACAAGTTGTCTACGATCAATCGATGATCGACGATGACATGCGAGACGGATATACTGCACCCTTTCTCCAAGGAAAAGCCATCTTCAAAGCATTAGGAAAAATGGCCCGCGATAAAGAAGATGACCTAACGGAAAACGATTTACATACCATTCACACCAACTGCCTTCTCCTCTGGGGACGCTACGACAAAGTCGTTCCACTATCAATTGGCAAACGACTACACAAAGATCTTCCCTGTTCCCAGCTAATCATCATAGAAGACACAGGACATTTACTGCCAGAGGAAAAACCAGAAGAAGTGTTTCGTCATATTAACAATTTTATTACAAATGAAGGATGA
- the yugI gene encoding S1 domain-containing post-transcriptional regulator GSP13 encodes MSEKFEVGSVVTGKVTGIQAYGAFVALDESTQGLVHISEITHGYVKDVNEHLKVGDEVQVKVLSVDASAGKIGLSIRATEEAPEVPASPAKKAPKKRQAAIKTSTTTNDSNEGFNTLKDKLQEWIEQSQREDLIKK; translated from the coding sequence ATGTCTGAAAAATTCGAAGTTGGATCGGTCGTTACTGGTAAAGTAACCGGCATTCAAGCATATGGTGCATTTGTTGCGTTAGATGAGTCTACACAAGGTTTAGTTCATATTTCTGAGATTACTCACGGATATGTTAAAGATGTTAATGAACATCTTAAAGTGGGCGATGAAGTTCAAGTTAAAGTACTTTCTGTTGATGCATCAGCAGGTAAAATCGGATTATCAATTCGTGCTACTGAAGAAGCTCCAGAAGTTCCTGCTTCACCAGCTAAAAAAGCCCCTAAAAAACGTCAAGCAGCTATTAAAACTTCAACAACAACTAATGATTCAAATGAAGGCTTCAATACGTTGAAGGACAAGCTTCAAGAATGGATCGAACAATCCCAACGCGAAGATTTAATTAAAAAATAA
- a CDS encoding aminotransferase yields the protein MTNENYVSKTVASLPPSGIRKFFDLAANMEGVVSLGVGEPDFVTSWSVREAAIHSLEEGRTSYTANAGLLELRTEIAGYMEQAFNVSYQPEHQILVTVGASEGIDLALRSIINPGEEVLVVSPCFVSYAPLVTMAGGVPKIIHTTGENQFKLTPAELEEAITPNTKAMIICSPNNPTGTQLNKEELIKIAEIIKKNDLLVIADEIYAELAYDETFTSFASVGDMINRTILINGFSKSFAMTGWRLGFVCAPREILEAMLKLHQYTMMCAPTMAQYGALEALKHGWDDVEDMRTSYRQRRNYIVKSFNEIGLTCHNPGGAFYAFPSIAKTGLSSQKFAEKLLLEERVAVVPGDVFGESGEGYIRCSYASSLVQLQEAVKRIARFMKNYQ from the coding sequence ATGACAAATGAGAATTATGTGTCAAAAACGGTTGCAAGTCTGCCGCCATCAGGTATTCGAAAGTTCTTCGATTTGGCTGCTAATATGGAAGGTGTCGTGTCACTAGGTGTTGGTGAACCGGATTTTGTTACTTCTTGGTCCGTTCGAGAAGCGGCTATACATTCCTTAGAGGAAGGCAGGACATCCTATACAGCAAATGCTGGCTTATTGGAACTGCGCACGGAAATAGCCGGCTATATGGAACAAGCCTTTAACGTCTCATACCAACCTGAACATCAAATCTTAGTCACGGTTGGTGCAAGTGAAGGAATTGATCTTGCGTTACGGTCTATTATTAATCCAGGTGAAGAAGTATTAGTGGTTTCGCCATGCTTTGTTTCGTATGCTCCCTTAGTAACAATGGCTGGAGGGGTTCCTAAGATCATTCATACGACCGGTGAAAATCAATTTAAGCTGACACCAGCAGAACTAGAAGAGGCGATTACCCCTAACACCAAGGCGATGATTATTTGTTCACCGAATAATCCTACTGGCACACAGCTTAATAAAGAAGAGTTAATTAAAATTGCTGAGATCATTAAGAAAAATGATTTGCTGGTGATCGCAGATGAAATCTATGCAGAGCTAGCGTATGACGAAACATTTACCTCCTTTGCATCAGTAGGAGATATGATTAATCGGACCATTTTAATCAATGGATTTTCTAAAAGTTTTGCAATGACTGGCTGGCGTCTTGGGTTTGTTTGTGCGCCGCGGGAAATTCTTGAGGCCATGTTAAAGCTCCATCAGTATACGATGATGTGTGCACCCACAATGGCCCAGTATGGTGCGTTAGAGGCATTGAAACATGGTTGGGATGACGTAGAAGATATGCGCACTAGCTACAGGCAGAGAAGAAACTATATCGTAAAATCCTTCAATGAAATTGGTCTTACGTGTCATAATCCAGGGGGTGCCTTTTATGCGTTTCCTTCCATTGCAAAGACAGGCTTAAGTTCTCAAAAATTTGCAGAGAAATTGCTTCTTGAAGAAAGAGTTGCGGTTGTTCCCGGGGATGTTTTTGGAGAAAGCGGTGAAGGTTATATCCGTTGTTCTTATGCATCATCACTGGTTCAACTTCAAGAAGCAGTAAAACGAATAGCACGATTTATGAAAAATTATCAATAA
- a CDS encoding helix-turn-helix domain-containing protein → MTDIGKLIKTYREKKNLTQQELAVKARLGTKSIEKYESGEQIPDTQTALKISTVLDLPASELLEHEYTVRHDIDQEIIQLITELGHEKAKVILRKFKELNAEDYTYIMQKMYELNHVSQYNDKE, encoded by the coding sequence ATGACCGATATCGGTAAACTAATTAAAACATATCGAGAAAAGAAAAATCTGACACAGCAAGAATTAGCTGTTAAAGCAAGATTAGGTACTAAATCGATTGAAAAGTATGAGTCTGGAGAACAGATTCCCGATACTCAGACGGCATTGAAAATCTCAACAGTCCTTGATTTACCTGCTTCGGAACTATTAGAACATGAATACACCGTTCGTCATGATATTGATCAAGAAATCATCCAGCTGATTACTGAGCTTGGACACGAAAAGGCAAAGGTTATTTTGCGTAAGTTCAAGGAATTAAACGCAGAAGACTATACCTATATTATGCAAAAAATGTATGAATTAAATCACGTCAGTCAGTATAACGATAAAGAATAG
- a CDS encoding sodium-dependent transporter, translating to MANQEQWTSKIGFILAAAGSAIGLGAIWKFPYMAGTNGGGIFLLLFILFTLLIGTPILIAEFIIGRNAQKDAVSAYRKISPKKPWYLIGYGGVIASLILLSFYSVVGGWILSYLVRSFSGSLSGLSQSDYNGLFNDIISSPTETILAQFAFMILTIIVVQGGVQKGIEKASKYMMPALFILFIVLLIRSVTLDGAMEGIKFFLQPDLASLSKETVLLALGQAFFALSVGISVMVTYASYLSKKEDIAKSAFSVVALNIFISILAGLVIFPAVFAFGFDPASGPGLVFVVLPAVFNEMAFGTLFMAIFFILLLFATLTSAFSILEIMVAVMTKNDTKKRKKASWISGLTVFVVGIPSALSFGVLSDVKLFGKTIFDFADFLTSNIALPLGAMLISIFVGYQMKRFEVQKELELGTASTGKFFRMWYFLIRYVAPIGIFFILLSSLGII from the coding sequence ATGGCAAACCAAGAGCAGTGGACATCTAAGATTGGATTTATTTTAGCAGCAGCAGGGTCTGCTATTGGGTTAGGAGCGATCTGGAAATTCCCTTATATGGCAGGGACAAATGGGGGCGGTATTTTTTTACTACTGTTCATCCTATTTACCCTTTTAATTGGTACACCGATATTAATAGCTGAATTCATTATCGGCAGAAATGCACAAAAGGATGCAGTAAGTGCTTATAGGAAAATTTCACCTAAAAAACCATGGTATTTAATTGGTTATGGTGGAGTGATTGCCTCCCTTATCTTGCTTTCCTTTTATAGTGTTGTCGGCGGCTGGATTCTCTCTTATTTAGTACGAAGCTTCTCAGGCTCACTTTCAGGTCTTAGTCAGTCTGACTATAATGGATTATTTAATGACATTATCAGCAGCCCAACGGAAACAATACTAGCTCAATTCGCTTTTATGATTCTAACTATTATTGTTGTACAGGGCGGTGTTCAAAAGGGAATTGAAAAAGCATCTAAATATATGATGCCTGCATTATTTATTTTGTTTATTGTGCTATTGATTCGTTCTGTCACCCTTGATGGGGCAATGGAAGGGATTAAATTTTTCTTACAGCCTGATTTAGCGTCCCTTTCCAAAGAAACGGTTCTGCTTGCACTAGGGCAAGCGTTCTTCGCACTAAGTGTTGGTATATCTGTAATGGTCACTTATGCTTCTTATTTAAGCAAAAAGGAGGATATTGCTAAGTCAGCCTTTTCGGTTGTTGCATTAAATATCTTCATCTCCATATTGGCTGGTTTAGTTATCTTCCCTGCCGTCTTTGCTTTTGGTTTCGATCCTGCAAGTGGTCCGGGGCTTGTCTTTGTTGTTTTACCCGCCGTATTTAACGAAATGGCTTTCGGCACCTTGTTTATGGCAATCTTTTTTATTCTGCTTTTATTTGCAACCTTAACCTCAGCTTTCTCCATTCTCGAAATTATGGTTGCAGTTATGACTAAGAATGACACTAAAAAACGTAAAAAAGCATCATGGATATCCGGCCTTACTGTTTTCGTTGTTGGGATTCCAAGTGCTCTATCATTCGGTGTTCTATCTGATGTTAAACTTTTCGGCAAAACCATTTTTGATTTTGCTGACTTCCTGACAAGTAATATTGCTCTGCCTTTAGGCGCTATGCTGATATCCATCTTCGTTGGGTATCAAATGAAACGATTTGAAGTGCAAAAAGAGCTTGAACTTGGAACTGCAAGTACAGGGAAATTTTTTAGAATGTGGTATTTCTTAATCCGTTACGTGGCTCCAATAGGCATTTTCTTCATCCTATTAAGTTCTTTAGGAATTATTTAG
- a CDS encoding TraR/DksA C4-type zinc finger protein — translation MLSNQQVQDFQQKLEQQKKELKEHFGDENDFGLRRSLVDSTGELSSYDNHPADEGTELYEREKDLALYEHYQIELADIDKGLKAIEEGNYGKCEVCSKDIPYERLEAMPTTRFCIDHSPSQHTSDDRPIEESVLRTSFGGFVADKDHESVGYDGEDSWQDVARYGTSDTPADQVQPTADYNDTYIEAQENVGYVEDYENFAGVDLYGDSVTIYRNAKYENYVDMLEEEGVQTILGDLPASEKEPYVEEDSED, via the coding sequence ATGCTTTCAAACCAGCAAGTACAGGATTTTCAACAAAAGCTCGAACAGCAGAAAAAAGAGCTAAAGGAGCACTTTGGAGATGAAAATGATTTTGGTTTAAGGCGGAGCCTGGTAGATTCAACAGGTGAGTTATCAAGTTATGATAACCATCCAGCTGATGAAGGGACTGAGTTATACGAGCGTGAAAAGGATCTTGCCCTATATGAGCATTATCAAATTGAATTAGCAGATATTGATAAGGGACTGAAGGCTATTGAAGAAGGAAATTATGGGAAATGTGAGGTATGCTCAAAAGACATTCCATATGAACGGCTGGAGGCCATGCCTACGACTCGTTTTTGTATAGACCATTCTCCATCTCAACATACGTCTGATGATCGTCCAATCGAAGAATCAGTTTTACGTACGTCCTTCGGAGGTTTTGTGGCAGATAAAGATCATGAATCAGTGGGATATGATGGTGAGGATTCTTGGCAGGATGTTGCGAGATACGGAACGTCCGATACACCTGCAGATCAAGTTCAACCTACAGCAGACTATAACGATACGTATATAGAAGCACAAGAAAATGTTGGCTACGTCGAAGATTATGAAAACTTTGCGGGTGTAGACCTGTACGGAGATTCAGTTACCATCTATCGAAATGCTAAATATGAAAACTATGTGGATATGTTAGAAGAAGAAGGCGTGCAGACCATCCTTGGCGACTTGCCTGCTTCTGAAAAAGAACCTTATGTTGAAGAAGACAGCGAGGATTAA
- a CDS encoding MalY/PatB family protein, with protein MNNFDEHIDRKNTGAFKWDHMKDLYGRDDLLPMWVADMDFPSPIGVQKALLDRVMHPVYGYTAPMPTLLPVIQTWLKNRHSWEVDKEHLSFSAGVVSAIGMTIQGLTEPGDKILLQSPIYTPFFSMIEQNNRVVVNSQLKVIDDRFEIDFIDFEEKLKEGVKLFLLCSPHNPGGRIWTKEELTRMGELCLKYGTIIVSDEIHADLFHSPYTHYPLASLNERYADQTVTLMAPSKTFNIAGMQASIMITSNKDIRTKITTTQTRNAFHGLNILGLTAMEAAYQTGETWLDEMLAYVETNVKIAEDFIAHEIPGLRCMHPEASYLLWIDCRGLGLSDEEIQELLTSKGKLALEPGAKYGPGGEGFVRMNIGCPRTLLEDGLNRLKQAFS; from the coding sequence ATGAATAACTTTGATGAACATATTGACCGAAAAAATACTGGTGCCTTTAAATGGGATCATATGAAGGATCTCTATGGAAGAGATGACCTTCTGCCAATGTGGGTGGCTGATATGGATTTCCCTTCACCAATAGGTGTACAGAAAGCTTTACTAGATCGAGTCATGCATCCTGTATACGGGTACACAGCTCCTATGCCGACCCTTTTGCCTGTCATTCAAACTTGGCTTAAGAATCGCCATTCCTGGGAAGTTGATAAAGAACATCTTTCCTTCAGCGCAGGCGTAGTCTCTGCAATTGGAATGACGATTCAGGGACTTACTGAACCTGGCGATAAAATTTTGCTGCAATCGCCTATTTACACACCCTTTTTCAGCATGATTGAACAAAATAATCGAGTGGTTGTTAATAGTCAGCTGAAAGTTATTGATGATCGCTTTGAAATAGACTTTATAGACTTTGAAGAGAAACTTAAAGAAGGCGTTAAACTCTTTCTTCTGTGCAGCCCTCATAACCCAGGCGGCCGCATTTGGACAAAAGAGGAGTTAACGCGTATGGGTGAACTTTGTTTGAAGTACGGAACTATAATTGTTAGTGATGAAATTCATGCTGACTTATTTCATTCTCCCTATACTCATTATCCGCTGGCCTCATTAAATGAACGTTATGCCGATCAGACTGTAACCCTGATGGCACCTAGTAAAACCTTTAATATTGCCGGCATGCAAGCATCGATTATGATTACGAGCAATAAAGATATTCGCACCAAAATAACGACTACACAGACTAGAAATGCCTTTCACGGGCTCAATATATTGGGATTAACGGCAATGGAAGCAGCCTATCAAACCGGGGAAACCTGGCTTGACGAAATGCTTGCATATGTTGAAACAAACGTAAAGATTGCAGAAGATTTTATCGCTCATGAAATACCTGGTTTGCGCTGTATGCACCCTGAGGCATCATATCTGCTATGGATTGATTGCCGCGGCCTAGGCTTGAGCGACGAAGAAATCCAAGAACTTCTTACTTCTAAAGGAAAACTGGCATTAGAGCCAGGAGCTAAATACGGTCCTGGCGGAGAAGGTTTTGTTCGAATGAACATTGGCTGTCCACGAACTCTATTAGAAGATGGACTCAACAGACTTAAACAAGCGTTCAGCTGA
- a CDS encoding CoA-disulfide reductase: protein MKKKIIIVGGVAGGATAAARLRRLNEEDTITMFERGEYISFANCGLPYYIGGVISDRKKLLVQTVEGMSNRFNLDIRNLTEVVRINAQEKTVTARNLQTGEEYNEPYDALILSPGSKPIKPQIPGIEEAIALFTVRSVPDTDRIKQYVDEGKPKQAVVIGGGFIGLELAENLVERGVKVTVIERGDQVMAPIDFEMAQIVHAELKNKGINLILNDGVKEFKDQGTTIILESGKVETADMIILAIGVQPETQLAKDAGLELGVRGTIKVNEKLQTSDPSIYAVGDAIEVKDYINGMAGFVPLAGPANRQGRIVADVINELPAAYKGVLGTSIVKIFDLTAAVTGNNEKTLKKMNRSYEVIHVQPMNHAGYYPGASPMTLKVIFDKKTGEILGAQAVGKGGIDKRIDVLATAIKASMTVEDLADLELSYAPPFSSAKDPVNIAGYAASNIMDGSAESVQWHEIDELLAGGGILIDVRDPGEVARGAIDGTINIPVNELRERLEEVPRDKDLYVSCQVGLRGYLAARILTGHGIKVKNLDGGYKLYSTAKTVY, encoded by the coding sequence ATGAAAAAGAAAATAATCATCGTTGGCGGTGTTGCTGGGGGAGCTACGGCAGCAGCGAGACTGAGACGGTTAAATGAAGAAGATACGATTACTATGTTTGAACGCGGAGAATATATCTCTTTTGCCAATTGCGGACTTCCGTACTATATCGGCGGTGTCATTTCAGATCGTAAAAAGCTGCTTGTTCAGACTGTTGAAGGAATGAGTAATCGCTTTAACTTAGATATTCGTAATTTAACGGAAGTTGTACGGATTAATGCACAAGAAAAAACGGTGACGGCGCGTAATTTGCAAACGGGAGAAGAATATAATGAACCCTATGATGCGTTAATTCTTTCACCAGGCTCTAAACCAATTAAGCCTCAAATTCCTGGAATAGAAGAAGCTATAGCTTTATTTACGGTTCGCAGTGTTCCAGACACAGATCGTATTAAACAATATGTTGATGAGGGAAAGCCCAAGCAAGCGGTTGTGATAGGCGGAGGATTTATTGGTCTTGAGCTGGCTGAAAATTTGGTAGAACGCGGAGTGAAGGTAACAGTCATTGAGCGTGGAGATCAAGTTATGGCTCCAATCGATTTTGAAATGGCTCAAATTGTTCATGCAGAGCTTAAGAATAAAGGGATAAACTTAATCCTGAACGATGGTGTCAAGGAATTTAAAGATCAAGGAACGACCATTATTTTAGAAAGCGGCAAGGTTGAAACAGCTGATATGATCATTCTTGCTATCGGTGTTCAGCCGGAAACACAGCTCGCAAAAGATGCAGGACTTGAACTTGGAGTACGTGGGACAATTAAAGTGAATGAGAAGCTGCAAACTTCCGACCCTTCCATTTATGCAGTTGGGGATGCCATTGAAGTAAAGGACTATATCAATGGAATGGCTGGTTTTGTTCCACTTGCAGGTCCTGCTAATCGTCAAGGGCGTATTGTGGCAGATGTGATTAATGAATTGCCAGCAGCCTACAAGGGTGTACTCGGAACTTCGATTGTAAAGATATTTGATCTTACTGCTGCCGTAACCGGAAATAATGAAAAAACACTAAAGAAGATGAATCGCTCATATGAAGTGATTCACGTTCAGCCTATGAACCATGCTGGCTATTATCCTGGTGCTTCACCGATGACGTTAAAAGTTATTTTTGATAAAAAAACTGGTGAAATACTTGGAGCACAGGCAGTTGGGAAGGGCGGAATCGATAAACGGATTGATGTACTAGCAACCGCCATTAAAGCCAGTATGACGGTGGAGGATTTAGCTGATTTAGAGCTTTCCTACGCACCGCCGTTTTCTTCTGCTAAAGATCCTGTTAATATTGCCGGTTATGCGGCTTCAAATATTATGGATGGTTCAGCTGAGAGTGTTCAGTGGCATGAAATTGATGAACTTCTGGCAGGTGGAGGTATATTGATTGATGTACGGGACCCTGGTGAGGTGGCTAGAGGCGCGATTGACGGCACAATTAATATCCCTGTTAATGAATTGCGTGAACGACTCGAGGAAGTACCTCGAGATAAAGACTTATACGTTTCTTGTCAAGTTGGTTTACGAGGATATTTAGCTGCCCGTATTCTAACTGGTCATGGTATAAAAGTGAAAAATCTAGATGGCGGATATAAGCTGTATTCTACAGCTAAAACCGTGTATTAA
- a CDS encoding Lrp/AsnC family transcriptional regulator: protein MHLNDKELEILRIIEKNSRIDYGDLAKMVASSEQEVEETLTKLEEMRIIVRYASIINWAKIDEHHGVTAMIDVKVTPKRGVGFDEVAQRIYRFKEVESVYLMSGVYDLSVIVEGNSMNEIARFVSEKLSTLDSVISTTTHFILKKYKHDGTIFDQPEEDNRIVVSP from the coding sequence ATGCATTTAAATGACAAGGAATTAGAAATATTAAGAATTATCGAAAAAAATAGTCGAATTGACTATGGTGATTTGGCGAAAATGGTAGCTTCCTCCGAACAAGAGGTTGAAGAAACGTTAACAAAACTTGAAGAAATGCGGATTATTGTACGGTATGCTTCGATTATAAATTGGGCGAAAATTGATGAGCATCACGGGGTCACCGCTATGATTGATGTCAAGGTTACGCCTAAACGAGGTGTGGGCTTTGATGAAGTGGCACAGCGGATATATCGGTTTAAAGAAGTTGAGTCTGTTTATTTAATGTCAGGCGTATATGATTTATCGGTCATCGTTGAAGGAAACTCAATGAATGAAATTGCAAGATTTGTTTCTGAAAAGTTATCAACACTTGATTCTGTTATCTCTACAACCACACATTTTATTTTGAAAAAATATAAACATGATGGCACGATTTTTGATCAGCCAGAAGAAGATAATCGGATTGTGGTGTCACCATGA
- a CDS encoding DUF817 domain-containing protein: MKPLSFLIHFGYTQALACLFPVAIFLTLALSKIIPLSIIPRYDFILILCLLMQVFMVTAKFETWDELKVICLFHVIGLALELYKVHMGSWSYPEEGFSKLWGVPLYSGFMYASVASYMCQSWRRLHLTLVNWPPTIIAAITAAAIYLNFFTHHFIIDFRWILMGVVLLVFCRTIVMFTVNNQPYQMPVVVSFVLMGFFIWIAENVATFFGAWQYPNQEEGWHLVHFSKISSWLLLVIVSFLIVALLKHVKNQEAQPINFNQ, encoded by the coding sequence ATGAAACCATTATCATTTCTTATTCATTTTGGATACACTCAAGCTTTGGCCTGTCTGTTTCCAGTCGCTATCTTTTTAACACTTGCACTTTCCAAAATCATTCCGCTTTCGATCATACCTCGATATGACTTTATTCTGATTCTTTGTCTGCTCATGCAGGTGTTTATGGTTACAGCAAAGTTTGAAACCTGGGACGAGCTTAAAGTGATTTGTCTCTTTCATGTCATTGGACTTGCTCTCGAATTATATAAAGTTCATATGGGTTCTTGGTCGTATCCAGAAGAGGGGTTTTCTAAACTTTGGGGAGTTCCGCTATACAGCGGATTTATGTATGCAAGTGTTGCCAGCTATATGTGCCAATCTTGGCGGCGTTTACACCTTACACTAGTCAATTGGCCGCCAACCATCATTGCAGCTATTACTGCTGCAGCAATCTATCTTAACTTTTTTACACATCATTTTATCATTGATTTTCGCTGGATATTAATGGGGGTCGTCCTTCTAGTCTTTTGCCGGACAATCGTAATGTTCACAGTAAACAATCAACCCTATCAAATGCCTGTGGTAGTATCGTTTGTTTTAATGGGGTTCTTTATTTGGATTGCTGAAAATGTGGCTACTTTCTTTGGGGCATGGCAATATCCGAACCAGGAAGAAGGCTGGCACCTCGTCCATTTCAGTAAAATCAGCTCTTGGCTGCTGCTCGTCATTGTAAGTTTTCTTATCGTTGCTCTTCTTAAACATGTGAAGAACCAAGAAGCACAACCAATCAATTTTAACCAATAA
- a CDS encoding superoxide dismutase family protein, with protein sequence MKKVLLIGFMVLLAGCAEENPKKLDVKMFNADGDSLGTIKLQEQAKGLKLKVDLEGLEPGVHGIHIHSVGKCKAPDFKSAGNHYNPDDKEHGLLHPKGAHAGDLPNLIVKDSGNVKATLTAKDVTLRKGKTTLFTQKGTSIIVNQNQDDGMTQPAGDSGKRIACGVITKGK encoded by the coding sequence ATGAAAAAAGTGTTACTGATTGGGTTTATGGTGCTGCTTGCAGGCTGTGCGGAAGAGAATCCGAAGAAACTGGATGTAAAAATGTTTAATGCTGATGGGGATTCTTTGGGTACGATTAAGCTTCAGGAACAAGCGAAGGGATTGAAACTGAAAGTTGATTTGGAGGGGCTTGAGCCGGGCGTACATGGCATTCATATTCATAGTGTAGGTAAGTGCAAAGCGCCTGATTTTAAATCAGCAGGCAACCATTATAATCCCGATGATAAAGAGCATGGGCTTCTTCATCCGAAGGGAGCCCATGCTGGGGATTTGCCTAATTTAATTGTAAAGGATTCTGGTAATGTGAAAGCAACGCTTACTGCAAAAGATGTAACGTTAAGGAAAGGGAAAACAACGCTTTTTACACAGAAGGGTACTTCCATCATTGTGAATCAAAACCAAGATGACGGGATGACTCAGCCAGCAGGAGACTCAGGGAAACGAATCGCCTGCGGTGTCATTACAAAAGGGAAGTGA